The Acidobacteriota bacterium genome includes the window GGAAGACGACCGTGATCTCCCCCGGGCTGAACCAGAAGCCGTGCCTGGATTGCACCTTCCGGGCGCCCCGGATGGACACGGGCAGGATGGGGGCCTGGAGGTCCAGAGCCAGCACGAAGGGTCCCTTCTTGAAGGGGAGGAGGATCTCGTCGGTCTTGTTCCGCGTCCCCTCGGGGAAGGAGATGAGGCTGAGCCCGGTGCGCCGCATCCTCTCGGCCAGCTTGGCCAGCGTGCGCCGCGCCTTGGCGTTGTTCCGCCGGTCCACGAAGGGGAAGCCTCCGGCCCAGAGGGCCCAGCCGAAGACGGGGAGGTAGAGGACTTCCTTCTTGGCGATGAAGCGGTAGTACCGGCCCTTGAGGGCCAGGATCATGGCGTAGATGTCGAAATTGCTCGCGTGGTTGGGGACGAGGACGTAAGGCCTTCCCCGCTCGAAGCGCTCCAGGCCCTCCACCCGGAGGGTCACCCCGGCGGACTTGAGGATGGCCCAGGACCAGAACCTCCCCAGCCAGAGGACGATCTCCCCGCGCGTGAACGGGCAGAGCAGGGTGGCGAGGATCCCCAGGATCAGCGTGAGGCCCCAGACCACGGCGTGGATCATCAAGCAGCGCCAGACCGGATGGGTCCGGGCGGGCGCGACCGTTGCGGCGGCTTCGCTCATGGATCCTCCCCGCCGGGGATTCTAGCCCACCCAGGGGCCCTGGGCCAACGTGCGGGCGCCGTCACCCCCCCAGCAGCGAGGAGAGGAGCTGGAGGGGGAGGTGGATGACCCCCACGTAAAGGAGGACGTAGATGGGCCGTATGATCCATCCCAACAGGGGGGTGAAGAACAGGACCAGCAGGAGGATGGGGCCGACGGCCCGCAGCCGCTCGTAGAGAGGCAGGAGGGAAGGCGGAAGGAGGGCCGAGAGGACCCAGGAGCCGTCCAGGGGCGGGATGGGGATCAGGTTGAATCCCGCCAGAACGACGTTGACGAGGGCCAGCCGCAGGAGCCACCACGCGGGGGAGAACTCGGACTCGAAGCCGGTCCAGAAGGCGGCGGGGCCCTGCGCGAGGAGGAGGCCTCCCAGAATCCCCGTCGTTCCCACGGCCACCGCCAGGTTGCTCAGGGGGCCCGCCGCGCCCACGAGCGCCTCGTCGCGGCGGACCCGCTTGA containing:
- a CDS encoding lysophospholipid acyltransferase family protein; its protein translation is MSEAAATVAPARTHPVWRCLMIHAVVWGLTLILGILATLLCPFTRGEIVLWLGRFWSWAILKSAGVTLRVEGLERFERGRPYVLVPNHASNFDIYAMILALKGRYYRFIAKKEVLYLPVFGWALWAGGFPFVDRRNNAKARRTLAKLAERMRRTGLSLISFPEGTRNKTDEILLPFKKGPFVLALDLQAPILPVSIRGARKVQSRHGFWFSPGEITVVFHEPIPTEGLGYEMRDSLRDRTREVILESLSGAAS
- a CDS encoding site-2 protease family protein, with the protein product MGGIDFTPLGILTLVFNVLLILFSLSVHESAHAWMADRLGDPTGRMLGRITLNPIPHIDPIGTLVMPAVLSLIGAPVFGWAKPVPVISRHFKRVRRDEALVGAAGPLSNLAVAVGTTGILGGLLLAQGPAAFWTGFESEFSPAWWLLRLALVNVVLAGFNLIPIPPLDGSWVLSALLPPSLLPLYERLRAVGPILLLVLFFTPLLGWIIRPIYVLLYVGVIHLPLQLLSSLLGG